One Moorella sp. E308F genomic region harbors:
- a CDS encoding helix-turn-helix domain-containing protein: MDPTFKPARVPWSTRPGLKEMAAEVGVDFDRFLAGLAANRSDTELAAEFGVDCQVIFRLRDHFERYGLHSIMGQD; the protein is encoded by the coding sequence GTGGATCCTACCTTCAAGCCCGCGCGAGTGCCCTGGAGCACCCGGCCCGGCTTAAAAGAAATGGCAGCTGAGGTCGGGGTGGATTTTGACCGCTTCCTGGCCGGACTGGCTGCCAACCGCTCCGATACCGAACTGGCAGCCGAATTTGGGGTGGATTGTCAGGTTATTTTTCGCCTGCGGGACCATTTTGAACGTTACGGGCTTCATTCCATCATGGGGCAGGATTAG